The Apium graveolens cultivar Ventura chromosome 11, ASM990537v1, whole genome shotgun sequence genome has a window encoding:
- the LOC141695484 gene encoding uncharacterized protein LOC141695484, with protein sequence MKEKGEFVPHGTEDVLTTALQTPEHAGRVRGVGGFVTPTAFFNFPKAKKTKITKAELLDQLERNQREMAELKALVNASNGHSPMFSDKSSYQVPVNKEGAADKRNVGVAVKPLSAKQLLVNDEDFVGFDPSPPSGKKGPQSCELALDCIENKVAFGTVFDDHEEMNVSVHGMPLKPEHVRVSVDGHIQPEASVPVPIPGEIEVVRQAVGSHVAWPRELIIYPTVAKKKKEVLQGQSKRKDELQKLQDDYRKMKLNKNVPKQYKVLYKNAAVFMKATGESIPIPCDSDVFGTEKIIYILHENVKALLEFDMIGQAAISAYMA encoded by the exons ATGAAGGAGAAGGGTGAATTTGTTCCACATGGAACAGAAGATGTGTTAACTACGGCACTTCAGACTCCTGAGCACGCAGGAAGGGTTCGAGGGGTTGGCGGCTTTGTCACTCCAACAGCATTCTTCAATTTTCCGAAAGCGAAAAAGACTAAAATTACCAAGGCAGAGTTGTTGGATCAGTTGGAAAGAAATCAACGGGAGATGGCTGAACTTAAGGCCTTGGTTAATGCTTCGAATGGTCACTCTCCTATGTTCTCTGACAAATCAAGTTATCAAGTACCTGTTAATAAAGAGGGAGCTGCTGATAAGCGGAATGTTGGAGTTGCTGTTAAACCGCTGAGTGCCAAACAGTTGTTGGTAAATGATGAAGACTTTGTTGGTTTTGACCCCTCTCCTCCGAGCGGAAAGAAG GGTCCACAGTCATGTGAGCTTGCACTGGATTGCATAGAGAACAAGGTTGCTTTTGGAACAGTTTTTGATGATCACGAAGAGATGAATGTTTCAGTACACGGAATGCCTCTAAAGCCCGAACATGTTCGTGTGTCGGTTGACGGACACATCCAGCCAGAGGCGTCGGTTCCAGTGCCCATACCTGGTGAAATTGAGGTTGTACGCCAAGCGGTTGGCTCTCACGTAGCATGGCCTCGTGAATTGATCATCTACCCAACTGTGGCG aaaaagaaaaaggaagtgTTGCAGGGGCAGTCTAAGCGGAAAGATGAGTTGCAGAAACTTCAAGATGATTATAGAAAAATGAAGCTAAACAAGAATGTGCCAAAGCAGTACAAGGTGTTATACAAAAATGCTGCAGTCTTCATGAAAGCCACTGGGGAGTCAATACCAATTCCGTGTGATTCGGACGTGTTTGGGACtgagaaaataatttatatattgcATGAAAATGTGAAAGCATTGTTGGAGTTTGATATGATTGGCCAAGCTGCAATATCTGCTTATATGGCGTAA